The stretch of DNA TTAGTCCACTAAATACTGATCACAGCAAAGGTTAGGACGGAAATTCAATCGTAATAGTTAaggagaaatataaaaaaaactttccccttcataaatattatttattttgaattactCGAGGAAAAAGTTTTTTACAACATTCTTCCTGTTGGGTAACTTTGTTCCTGCAGCATTCTCTATCTTTACAAACAAGAAGATTTCCTAATATTTCACGCATTTTATCAAACAGGTAAAATGCAACAGCTCGAGTAAACATGTAAAATGCAACAGCTCGGGTACAAGCTCCACCATCACAACAAACAAGTATACAAGGGGGTTCGAAATCAGGTTGGATGAGATTTGGACCCGATATTCAGTCCAAATCGCAGCAAAACAGTGGCCAAATCCGAAATGAAATGCGAAGTATAGGAAGCGGAGGAGAAAAGAAATCCACAAAAACGAAGCTCACCTCCTCACTCAGTGACCAGTGTGCTTTCGGACCCGTAAAGAAGGCGACGGCGGCGACCACAGACCAAGATACAAATTCCTCGAAAACGTCTCAGGGGTTCTTCCGTTTCGGGGGTTCTTCGAAATGtatttccctccatttctcCCGAATATTTCACtcgggttttgtttttttttttttttttttattttttattatttaattatcgGCTGACGTGGCAGTGCCACGTCAGCCGGTTCCGCGGCGGTTCCGCGCCGACGGTTGCAAGCAGAAGaactgtttatttattacaataGATAGTGCTCAGATTCATCTAGCTACAGACTCATGTCTAGGCCAGTCATCTAGCTACAATGATATTTATTTCCATAGATAGTGCTCAGATTGGAGTACAATTATCAGAGACGACCTTGGTTCTAGCACCTATGTATTGTTGTGGTCATAAAATATTACCAACACAAAAGATTTAAGACCAATCATACAGACCCGTGATTAAAGCTCAGCCACGAGACTTTTATCTCTTGTGTAAAACTCAGATGGGAAGATAACACTGTATGCTCCTATTGCAGAAATTAGGTTAGCTGCTTCACTAGGATGGAAAGAGTCCCAGAACGCATATTCCGACCTATTCTGGCATGGAGTTTGGTTAGGAATGCACAGTCCAGTTAATTCCTCTACTTCACAGCACCCAACAGTTGTAACGTTGAAAGCTGAAAtgcaaaaacatcaaaattatataagaaCATTACTAAGATCTAAGCCATTTTGACAGAGCAAGAAAGTCCAAGGAAATCTACCCGCAGCGATAACATCCTCGGCTAACTTCACCGCATCCACGTATATAAAAGTTGCATCAGGCATCTCAGTATTCAGATCATCGACAAGAGATTTAAGCTCAACGTTGAAGAAGCTGGATTCGTAGTTCATAAACTCTACACATGTCGAGCCATTTGTGCCGTATACAGAAATTGCATTCGGAGTGCAGCCTAGCATTCCTACTCCAAACAATACAATCTTCCTCGCTCCATAATTGTACAAAGTCTAGAACATAATTAATGGGGAGCGAGAGAATCGGATGATCAGGGATAATCACAAAAAGGGAAGTAGttcaaaaggaaagaaagtaataaagaaagattTTGCAGCAGCATTACTGACCTCTATCTGCTGAGAAAATTGTTCAATGAGAACTTTAGCAAATTGCTCGGGAGTATACAGGAGGCTTGACGGGTAATAGTCGGGCTGGAAATAGTTGTTAATGTAATCATTATCTCCCATTCCAACCGAATAGAAACACTTGTTTAGGTACTCGGTTGCTGACTGACTGCTTCCTAGCATGCTGACAATGCTTGAGACTGTAACTTGGTGATTGTTCAACTGTTCGTCCATGCAGATGCGAGCACCCTGGTTGAGAAATTTTTGTCACATTCGTCCGAGTCATTATACTTATAAGTCAACGTAGAGGACTGGCAGAGAGGCGATACAAAGAACGGAATGTAACGAAATAACAGTGCAAGACAAAAATATAATTGAGTAACTACCGAGGTCTGCCCAGTTTCATTCAGAATTCCTGCCCCGCCGGATGCATAATTCACACCTTTGAGTATCTCTGTGC from Juglans regia cultivar Chandler chromosome 4, Walnut 2.0, whole genome shotgun sequence encodes:
- the LOC109019994 gene encoding GDSL esterase/lipase At1g29670-like, giving the protein MKKAVVLFFLLVVTSIELLQVHGEPQVPCYFIFGDSLADDGNNNLLPTLAKANYEPYGVDFPEGPTGRFCNGRTIVDILAEMMGFDDYIPPFATANGTEILKGVNYASGGAGILNETGQTSGARICMDEQLNNHQVTVSSIVSMLGSSQSATEYLNKCFYSVGMGDNDYINNYFQPDYYPSSLLYTPEQFAKVLIEQFSQQIETLYNYGARKIVLFGVGMLGCTPNAISVYGTNGSTCVEFMNYESSFFNVELKSLVDDLNTEMPDATFIYVDAVKLAEDVIAAAFNVTTVGCCEVEELTGLCIPNQTPCQNRSEYAFWDSFHPSEAANLISAIGAYSVIFPSEFYTRDKSLVAEL